One window of Chryseobacterium indologenes genomic DNA carries:
- the aat gene encoding leucyl/phenylalanyl-tRNA--protein transferase: MVQLDENEISFPDPELYDGHEGVVAFGGDLSVERIWFAYQLGIFPWYNPGEEILWWCPDPRFVLVPEELKVSKSMRKILNKNVFTFSENKNFREVIRNCQKANRKGQSGTWLSDELMNTFIQLHEYGLAKSIEVWQDEELVGGFYGLQIGNVFCGESMFAKVSNASKAGFIHFVESNKNTIELIDCQSHTEHLESLGAKMIPKKEFLKILHENNERG, translated from the coding sequence TCCTGACCCTGAGCTGTATGACGGTCATGAAGGAGTGGTTGCTTTTGGAGGTGACTTGTCTGTAGAGCGCATTTGGTTTGCTTATCAACTGGGTATCTTTCCCTGGTACAACCCCGGAGAAGAAATTCTATGGTGGTGTCCGGATCCAAGATTCGTTCTTGTTCCGGAAGAATTAAAAGTCTCAAAATCAATGAGAAAGATATTAAACAAAAATGTTTTTACTTTTTCAGAGAATAAAAACTTCAGGGAAGTCATCAGGAACTGTCAAAAGGCGAACCGAAAAGGGCAGTCCGGAACATGGCTTTCTGATGAGCTGATGAATACTTTTATCCAGCTTCATGAATATGGTTTAGCCAAAAGTATTGAAGTGTGGCAGGATGAAGAGCTTGTGGGTGGCTTTTACGGACTTCAGATTGGAAATGTTTTTTGCGGGGAAAGCATGTTTGCTAAAGTGAGTAATGCTTCCAAAGCAGGATTTATCCATTTTGTAGAAAGCAATAAAAATACTATTGAATTAATTGATTGTCAATCTCATACAGAGCACCTCGAAAGCCTGGGTGCTAAAATGATTCCTAAAAAAGAATTTCTAAAAATCTTACACGAAAATAATGAACGCGGATAA
- a CDS encoding DMT family transporter, with translation MNADKEKWVLLIILSIIWGSSFILIKKSLEHFNPFQVGSLRVLIAGIILLPVAISNYKLFPKKHLKWLILAAFTGNFIPMFLFPIAETEVSSSIAGIINSMMPIFVIIVGALVWKFETTKKQIIVTLISFTGVCILAFGGGDSGELKMIPILLLLLATLCYALSTTTVKSKLMEVSSTILSAFVFSFVLLFPSIIALTSTGFFSEFTFSKDNLLGLMFVSLLSVFGTGLAMMMNYRLLKVSSPLFASTVTLVMPIVAIIWGILDGEKLTYLQFMGAGIIIAGLLFLRTNPKK, from the coding sequence ATGAACGCGGATAAAGAAAAATGGGTTCTTCTGATTATCCTGAGTATTATCTGGGGATCATCCTTTATTTTAATCAAAAAATCTCTGGAGCATTTTAATCCTTTTCAGGTAGGATCTTTAAGGGTTCTGATTGCCGGGATTATTTTACTTCCGGTTGCTATTTCCAATTATAAGCTTTTCCCTAAAAAACATCTGAAATGGTTAATTCTGGCAGCTTTTACCGGAAATTTTATCCCAATGTTCCTTTTTCCCATTGCGGAAACCGAAGTGAGCAGCAGTATTGCGGGGATCATCAACTCTATGATGCCTATTTTTGTGATTATTGTAGGAGCATTGGTATGGAAGTTTGAAACAACCAAAAAACAGATCATAGTTACATTGATAAGCTTTACCGGAGTCTGTATTCTTGCATTCGGAGGGGGTGACAGCGGAGAATTGAAAATGATTCCGATTTTACTGCTATTATTGGCTACTTTATGCTATGCTCTGAGTACAACAACTGTAAAATCAAAGCTTATGGAAGTTTCTTCCACCATTCTATCTGCCTTTGTTTTCTCATTTGTTTTATTATTTCCTTCCATTATTGCATTAACCAGCACCGGATTCTTCTCGGAGTTCACCTTTTCCAAAGACAATCTGCTTGGGCTTATGTTTGTGAGCCTTTTATCTGTTTTCGGAACGGGACTGGCGATGATGATGAATTACCGTTTGCTGAAAGTTTCCTCGCCTCTTTTTGCATCAACAGTTACCTTAGTAATGCCTATTGTTGCTATTATATGGGGAATTTTAGATGGCGAAAAACTCACTTATTTACAGTTTATGGGAGCAGGAATTATTATTGCCGGACTTCTATTTTTAAGAACAAATCCAAAAAAATAA